A stretch of the Larimichthys crocea isolate SSNF chromosome IX, L_crocea_2.0, whole genome shotgun sequence genome encodes the following:
- the fubp3 gene encoding far upstream element-binding protein 3 isoform X2 translates to MMMMAELVQGQASVAQPGTKDDFADTIRRVRQMAAKMGGDQMPNLNSSSPVIDPSLYGFGGQKRSLDNGVGNHLSAMVHQRALATEDYKVPDKMVGFIIGKGGEQISRIQLESGCKIQIASDSGGMLDRPCTLTGSPENIDQAKRLLSEIVEQCRYGPGFHSDMDGNSSIQQILIPANKVGLVIGKGGETIKQLQERTGVQMIMIQDDPMPTGADKPLRITGDPHKVQQARELVVKLIRDKDQGDFRVGRADFGSKMGGSSLDVVVPRFAVGIIIGRNGEMIKKIQNDAGVRIQFKQDDGVSPDRVAQVMGQPDHCHHAVHLINELVQTAQERDGFGGIMGRRGRGDCNMGGPGGLQEVTYAVPADKCGLVIGKGGETIKNIKEQSRAHVELQRNPPPNTDPNVRIFSIRGTPQQLEKARQLIDERIGGPGMGGNSSFGMNPYNQGPTTPPQHGPQTFMTGGWGTTFQIWQPQGQQEHSHNGSQTGQMDWEQYYKKLGQQNQAQSTAPEYNKAWGQTAGPASQQTSNPDYNTWVDFYRQPMAYFNQGAQQTQAPGLQDH, encoded by the exons atgatgatgatggcggaGCTGGTTCAGGGACAGGCCTCGGTGGCTCAGCCCGGAACGAAAGATGACTTCGCAGACACGATACGCCGGGTCCGACAG ATGGCCGCCAAGATGGGAGGAGATCAGATGCCCAACTTGAACAGCTCCTCTCCGGTCATAGACCCCTCCCTGTACGGCTTTGGAGGCCAGAAACGTTCACTAGACAACGGAG TAGGGAACCACCTCAGTGCAATGGTACATCAAAG GGCTCTTGCGACAGAAGACTACAAAGTGCCTGATAAGATGGTGGGATTCA TCATtggaaaaggaggagagcagaTCTCAAGAATTCAGCTGGAATCAGGTTGTAAGATCCAGATTGCTTCAG ACAGTGGAGGCATGTTGGACAGGCCCTGCACACTGACTGGGAGCCCAGAGAACATTGA TCAGGCCAAGAGGCTGTTGAGTGAGATTGTGGAGCAGTGTCGGTATGGTCCAGGCTTCCACAGTGACATGGACGGCAACAGCTCCATCCAACAGATCCTTATCCCTGCCAACAAAGTCGGCCTGGTCATCGGCAAAGGAGGAGAGACCATCAAACAACTGCAG GAGAGAACAGGAGTGCAGATGATAATGATTCAGGATGACCCCATGCCCACCGGAGCAGACAAGCCCCTGAGAATCACTGGGGATCCCCACAAAGTTCAG CAAGCTCGTGAACTTGTGGTGAAGCTTATCCGAGACAAGGACCAAGGAGACTTCAGGGTTGGCAGAGCAGACTTTGGATCCAAAATGGGAGGAAGCAGTCTGGAT GTGGTCGTGCCCAGATTTGCTGTCGGTATCATCATTGGCAGGAACGGAGAAATGATCAAGAAGATTCAGAATGATGCGGGGGTTAGGATCCAGTTCAAACAAG ATGATGGAGTCAGTCCTGACCGAGTTGCTCAGGTGATGGGCCAGCCCGACCACTGCCACCATGCGGTCCACCTCATCAATGAACTGGTTCAAACTGCTCAG GAGCGAGACGGGTTTGGAGGTATAATGGGACGTCGAGGGCGAGGTGACTGTAACATGGGAGGACCTGGAGGACTGCAGGAGGTGACATATGCAGTACCTGCTGACAAGTGTGGACTAGTGATTGGCAAAg GTGGAGAAACCATCAAGAACATCAAAGAGCAGTCCCGTGCCCACGTGGAGCTCCAGAGAAACCCACCACCCAACACCGACCCCAACGTGCGCATCTTCTCCATCCGAGGCACCCCTCAGCAGTTGGAGAAGGCCCGCCAGCTGATCGATGAGAGAATTGGG GGCCCAGGAATGGGGGGCAACAGCAGCTTCGGCATGAATCCCTACAACCAAGGACCAACCACTCCTCCTCAACA TGGGCCTCAGACGTTCATGACTGGAGGATGGGGTACAACTTTTCAAATCTGGCAGCCTCAAGGCCAACAGGAGCACA GTCACAATGGATCCCAGACGGGCCAGATGGACTGGGAGCAGTATTATAAAAAGCTAG GTCAGCAAAACCAAGCCCAGAGCACTGCTCCTGAGTACAACAAAGCCTGGG GCCAGACAGCTGGTCCCGCATCTCAGCAGACCTCTAATCCTGACTACAACACCTGGGTGGA